One Helicoverpa armigera isolate CAAS_96S chromosome 12, ASM3070526v1, whole genome shotgun sequence DNA window includes the following coding sequences:
- the Phcl-1 gene encoding glutamate-gated chloride channel isoform X9 codes for MGWSCVVARVVAIFLMLGRASALTSDIFAAGKSDKEILDNLLKNSRYDKRLLPPVDGVLTVNVSVLLLSLASPDESSLKYEVEFLLQQQWYDPRLRYSNQSHYDFLNAIHHHEDIWLPDTYFIMHGDFKDPIIPMHFALRIYRNGTINYLMRRHLILSCQGRLNIFPFDDPLCSFALESISYEQSAITYVWKNDEDTLRKSPSLTTLNAYLIQNQTIPCPIKASWRAEGNSLYEEDEEMTCNLCQRRFEEQGNYSCLKVDLIFTRDRAFYFTTVFIPGIILVTSSFITFWLEWNAVPARSMIGNYSCLKVDLIFTRDRSFYFTTVFIPGIILVTSSFITFWLEWNAVPARVMIGVTTMLNFFTTSNGFRSTLPVVSNLTAMNVWDGVCMCFIYASLLEFVCVNYVGRKRPLHNVVYRPGENPVTQRLPAVLSRIGIILASPLEAMAFLQWARQEPQVESSSAGDKKRESTGGADLVSCTACTGPGACTHTANNGGVSEPCFVQVRKKEPPHPIRVAKTIDVIARITFPTAYAVFLIFFFIHYKAFS; via the exons ATGGGTTGGTCATGCGTCGTGGCACGCGTTGTGGCCATCTTCCTCATGCTCGGCCGAGCATCAGCCCTCACATCAGACAT ATTTGCAGCGGGAAAGTCGGACAAAGAGATACTGGACAACCTTCTGAAAAACTCCCGCTATGACAAAAGACTGCTGCCACCAGTAGATG gtgTCCTCACCGTAAATGTAAGCGTACTACTTCTTAGCTTAGCCTCTCCAGACGAATCTAGTCTT AAATACGAAGTGGAATTCTTACTTCAGCAGCAGTGGTACGACCCTCGACTGCGCTATTCCAACCAGTCCCATTACGACTTCCTTAACGCCATCCATCATCACGAAGATATCTGGTTGCCGGATACTTATTTCATCATGCACGGTGACTTTAAG GACCCGATAATACCGATGCATTTCGCTTTGCGAATATATCGCAATGGTACTATAAACTATTTGATGCGGCGGCATCTCATCCTGTCGTGTCAGGGACGGCTCAACATCTTTCCTTTTGATGACCCATTGTGTTCATTTGCCTTAGAAAGTA TATCGTACGAGCAGTCAGCCATCACCTACGTGTGGAAGAACGACGAAGACACGCTGCGCAAGTCGCCGTCACTGACGACTCTCAATGCATACCTCATCCAGAATCAAACCATTCCCTGCCCTATCAAAGCCAGTTGGAGAG CTGAGGGTAATTCACTTTACGAGGAAGACGAAGAGATGACATGTAATCTTTGCCAGAGACGCTTTGAGGAGCAAG GTAACTACAGCTGTCTAAAGGTCGACTTAATATTTACTAGAGACCGAGCGTTCTACTTTACTACAGTATTTATCCCTGGAATAATTCTGGTGACCTCTTCCTTCATCACGTTTTGGCTGGAATGGAATGCAGTACCAGCCCGTTCTATGATAG GTAATTACAGCTGCCTCAAAGTGGATCTTATCTTCACGCGGGATAGATCATTTTACTTCACCACAGTTTTCATTCCGGGGATCATTTTGGTGACATCATCGTTTATTACTTTTTGGCTGGAATGGAATGCAGTGCCTGCTAGAGTAATGATAG GTGTAACAACGATGTTGAATTTTTTCACTACATCGAATGGATTCAGATCGACATTGCCAGTGGTGTCGAACCTGACAGCGATGAACGTGTGGGACGGCGTGTGCATGTGTTTTATCTATGCGTCCTTACTAGAGTTCGTGTGTGTCAACTACGTGGGTAGAAAACGACCCCTACACAACGTCGTGTACCGACCCGGTGAAAATCCAGTCACACAG CGATTGCCTGCAGTCCTGAGCAGAATTGGCATTATACTGGCCAGCCCCTTG GAGGCGATGGCTTTCCTCCAATGGGCCAGACAAGAGCCTCAAGTGGAGAGTAGCAGCGCT GGTGATAAAAAGCGTGAGTCTACAGGAGGAGCGGACCTAGTGTCCTGTACAGCGTGCACGGGTCCCGGCGCCTGCACGCACACCGCCAACAATGGCGGCGTCTCGGAG CCATGTTTCGTCCAGGTTCGCAAAAAAGAACCACCGCACCCGATCCGCGTGGCGAAGACGATCGACGTGATCGCACGGATCACGTTCCCCACTGCCTACGCCGTGTTTCTCATCTTCTTCTTCATTCACTATAAGGCGTTCTCTTAA
- the Phcl-1 gene encoding glutamate-gated chloride channel isoform X27, with protein MGWSCVVARVVAIFLMLGRASALTSDIFAAGKSDKEILDNLLKNSRYDKRLLPPVDGVLTVNVSVLLLSLASPDESSLKYEVEFLLQQQWYDPRLRYSNQSHYDFLNAIHHHEDIWLPDTYFIMHGDFKEFSQHSWDPIIPMHFALRIYRNGTINYLMRRHLILSCQGRLNIFPFDDPLCSFALESISYEQSAITYVWKNDEDTLRKSPSLTTLNAYLIQNQTIPCPIKASWRAEGNSLYEEDEEMTCNLCQRRFEEQGNYSCLKVDLIFTRDRAFYFTTVFIPGIILVTSSFITFWLEWNAVPARSMIGVTTMLNFFTTSNGFRSTLPVVSNLTAMNVWDGVCMCFIYASLLEFVCVNYVGRKRPLHNVVYRPGENPVTQRLPAVLSRIGIILASPLEAMAFLQWARQEPQVESSSAGDKKRESTGGADLVSCTACTGPGACTHTANNGGVSEVRKKEPPHPIRVAKTIDVIARITFPTAYAVFLIFFFIHYKAFS; from the exons ATGGGTTGGTCATGCGTCGTGGCACGCGTTGTGGCCATCTTCCTCATGCTCGGCCGAGCATCAGCCCTCACATCAGACAT ATTTGCAGCGGGAAAGTCGGACAAAGAGATACTGGACAACCTTCTGAAAAACTCCCGCTATGACAAAAGACTGCTGCCACCAGTAGATG gtgTCCTCACCGTAAATGTAAGCGTACTACTTCTTAGCTTAGCCTCTCCAGACGAATCTAGTCTT AAATACGAAGTGGAATTCTTACTTCAGCAGCAGTGGTACGACCCTCGACTGCGCTATTCCAACCAGTCCCATTACGACTTCCTTAACGCCATCCATCATCACGAAGATATCTGGTTGCCGGATACTTATTTCATCATGCACGGTGACTTTAAG GAGTTTTCCCAGCACTCATGG GACCCGATAATACCGATGCATTTCGCTTTGCGAATATATCGCAATGGTACTATAAACTATTTGATGCGGCGGCATCTCATCCTGTCGTGTCAGGGACGGCTCAACATCTTTCCTTTTGATGACCCATTGTGTTCATTTGCCTTAGAAAGTA TATCGTACGAGCAGTCAGCCATCACCTACGTGTGGAAGAACGACGAAGACACGCTGCGCAAGTCGCCGTCACTGACGACTCTCAATGCATACCTCATCCAGAATCAAACCATTCCCTGCCCTATCAAAGCCAGTTGGAGAG CTGAGGGTAATTCACTTTACGAGGAAGACGAAGAGATGACATGTAATCTTTGCCAGAGACGCTTTGAGGAGCAAG GTAACTACAGCTGTCTAAAGGTCGACTTAATATTTACTAGAGACCGAGCGTTCTACTTTACTACAGTATTTATCCCTGGAATAATTCTGGTGACCTCTTCCTTCATCACGTTTTGGCTGGAATGGAATGCAGTACCAGCCCGTTCTATGATAG GTGTAACAACGATGTTGAATTTTTTCACTACATCGAATGGATTCAGATCGACATTGCCAGTGGTGTCGAACCTGACAGCGATGAACGTGTGGGACGGCGTGTGCATGTGTTTTATCTATGCGTCCTTACTAGAGTTCGTGTGTGTCAACTACGTGGGTAGAAAACGACCCCTACACAACGTCGTGTACCGACCCGGTGAAAATCCAGTCACACAG CGATTGCCTGCAGTCCTGAGCAGAATTGGCATTATACTGGCCAGCCCCTTG GAGGCGATGGCTTTCCTCCAATGGGCCAGACAAGAGCCTCAAGTGGAGAGTAGCAGCGCT GGTGATAAAAAGCGTGAGTCTACAGGAGGAGCGGACCTAGTGTCCTGTACAGCGTGCACGGGTCCCGGCGCCTGCACGCACACCGCCAACAATGGCGGCGTCTCGGAG GTTCGCAAAAAAGAACCACCGCACCCGATCCGCGTGGCGAAGACGATCGACGTGATCGCACGGATCACGTTCCCCACTGCCTACGCCGTGTTTCTCATCTTCTTCTTCATTCACTATAAGGCGTTCTCTTAA
- the Phcl-1 gene encoding glycine receptor subunit alpha-2 isoform X10: protein MGWSCVVARVVAIFLMLGRASALTSDIFAAGKSDKEILDNLLKNSRYDKRLLPPVDDPEFCCGLTSPNDSLAQNNVGLSSLRPRSHNRGVLTVNVSVLLLSLASPDESSLKYEVEFLLQQQWYDPRLRYSNQSHYDFLNAIHHHEDIWLPDTYFIMHGDFKEFSQHSWDPIIPMHFALRIYRNGTINYLMRRHLILSCQGRLNIFPFDDPLCSFALESISYEQSAITYVWKNDEDTLRKSPSLTTLNAYLIQNQTIPCPIKASWRAEGNSLYEEDEEMTCNLCQRRFEEQGNYSCLKVDLIFTRDRAFYFTTVFIPGIILVTSSFITFWLEWNAVPARSMIGVTTMLNFFTTSNGFRSTLPVVSNLTAMNVWDGVCMCFIYASLLEFVCVNYVGRKRPLHNVVYRPGENPVTQRLPAVLSRIGIILASPLEAMAFLQWARQEPQVESSSAGDKKRESTGGADLVSCTACTGPGACTHTANNGGVSEPCFVQVRKKEPPHPIRVAKTIDVIARITFPTAYAVFLIFFFIHYKAFS, encoded by the exons ATGGGTTGGTCATGCGTCGTGGCACGCGTTGTGGCCATCTTCCTCATGCTCGGCCGAGCATCAGCCCTCACATCAGACAT ATTTGCAGCGGGAAAGTCGGACAAAGAGATACTGGACAACCTTCTGAAAAACTCCCGCTATGACAAAAGACTGCTGCCACCAGTAGATG ATCCAGAATTCTGTTGTGGTCTAACTTCGCCCAACGACTCTCTGGCTCAAAATAATGTTGGGCTCTCGTCTCTGCGGCCTCGCTCGCACAATCGTG gtgTCCTCACCGTAAATGTAAGCGTACTACTTCTTAGCTTAGCCTCTCCAGACGAATCTAGTCTT AAATACGAAGTGGAATTCTTACTTCAGCAGCAGTGGTACGACCCTCGACTGCGCTATTCCAACCAGTCCCATTACGACTTCCTTAACGCCATCCATCATCACGAAGATATCTGGTTGCCGGATACTTATTTCATCATGCACGGTGACTTTAAG GAGTTTTCCCAGCACTCATGG GACCCGATAATACCGATGCATTTCGCTTTGCGAATATATCGCAATGGTACTATAAACTATTTGATGCGGCGGCATCTCATCCTGTCGTGTCAGGGACGGCTCAACATCTTTCCTTTTGATGACCCATTGTGTTCATTTGCCTTAGAAAGTA TATCGTACGAGCAGTCAGCCATCACCTACGTGTGGAAGAACGACGAAGACACGCTGCGCAAGTCGCCGTCACTGACGACTCTCAATGCATACCTCATCCAGAATCAAACCATTCCCTGCCCTATCAAAGCCAGTTGGAGAG CTGAGGGTAATTCACTTTACGAGGAAGACGAAGAGATGACATGTAATCTTTGCCAGAGACGCTTTGAGGAGCAAG GTAACTACAGCTGTCTAAAGGTCGACTTAATATTTACTAGAGACCGAGCGTTCTACTTTACTACAGTATTTATCCCTGGAATAATTCTGGTGACCTCTTCCTTCATCACGTTTTGGCTGGAATGGAATGCAGTACCAGCCCGTTCTATGATAG GTGTAACAACGATGTTGAATTTTTTCACTACATCGAATGGATTCAGATCGACATTGCCAGTGGTGTCGAACCTGACAGCGATGAACGTGTGGGACGGCGTGTGCATGTGTTTTATCTATGCGTCCTTACTAGAGTTCGTGTGTGTCAACTACGTGGGTAGAAAACGACCCCTACACAACGTCGTGTACCGACCCGGTGAAAATCCAGTCACACAG CGATTGCCTGCAGTCCTGAGCAGAATTGGCATTATACTGGCCAGCCCCTTG GAGGCGATGGCTTTCCTCCAATGGGCCAGACAAGAGCCTCAAGTGGAGAGTAGCAGCGCT GGTGATAAAAAGCGTGAGTCTACAGGAGGAGCGGACCTAGTGTCCTGTACAGCGTGCACGGGTCCCGGCGCCTGCACGCACACCGCCAACAATGGCGGCGTCTCGGAG CCATGTTTCGTCCAGGTTCGCAAAAAAGAACCACCGCACCCGATCCGCGTGGCGAAGACGATCGACGTGATCGCACGGATCACGTTCCCCACTGCCTACGCCGTGTTTCTCATCTTCTTCTTCATTCACTATAAGGCGTTCTCTTAA
- the Phcl-1 gene encoding glutamate-gated chloride channel isoform X6, which translates to MGWSCVVARVVAIFLMLGRASALTSDIFAAGKSDKEILDNLLKNSRYDKRLLPPVDDPEFCCGLTSPNDSLAQNNVGLSSLRPRSHNRGVLTVNVSVLLLSLASPDESSLKYEVEFLLQQQWYDPRLRYSNQSHYDFLNAIHHHEDIWLPDTYFIMHGDFKEFSQHSWDPIIPMHFALRIYRNGTINYLMRRHLILSCQGRLNIFPFDDPLCSFALESISYEQSAITYVWKNDEDTLRKSPSLTTLNAYLIQNQTIPCPIKASWRGNYSCLKVDLIFTRDRAFYFTTVFIPGIILVTSSFITFWLEWNAVPARSMIGNYSCLKVDLIFTRDRSFYFTTVFIPGIILVTSSFITFWLEWNAVPARVMIGVTTMLNFFTTSNGFRSTLPVVSNLTAMNVWDGVCMCFIYASLLEFVCVNYVGRKRPLHNVVYRPGENPVTQRLPAVLSRIGIILASPLEAMAFLQWARQEPQVESSSAGDKKRESTGGADLVSCTACTGPGACTHTANNGGVSEPCFVQVRKKEPPHPIRVAKTIDVIARITFPTAYAVFLIFFFIHYKAFS; encoded by the exons ATGGGTTGGTCATGCGTCGTGGCACGCGTTGTGGCCATCTTCCTCATGCTCGGCCGAGCATCAGCCCTCACATCAGACAT ATTTGCAGCGGGAAAGTCGGACAAAGAGATACTGGACAACCTTCTGAAAAACTCCCGCTATGACAAAAGACTGCTGCCACCAGTAGATG ATCCAGAATTCTGTTGTGGTCTAACTTCGCCCAACGACTCTCTGGCTCAAAATAATGTTGGGCTCTCGTCTCTGCGGCCTCGCTCGCACAATCGTG gtgTCCTCACCGTAAATGTAAGCGTACTACTTCTTAGCTTAGCCTCTCCAGACGAATCTAGTCTT AAATACGAAGTGGAATTCTTACTTCAGCAGCAGTGGTACGACCCTCGACTGCGCTATTCCAACCAGTCCCATTACGACTTCCTTAACGCCATCCATCATCACGAAGATATCTGGTTGCCGGATACTTATTTCATCATGCACGGTGACTTTAAG GAGTTTTCCCAGCACTCATGG GACCCGATAATACCGATGCATTTCGCTTTGCGAATATATCGCAATGGTACTATAAACTATTTGATGCGGCGGCATCTCATCCTGTCGTGTCAGGGACGGCTCAACATCTTTCCTTTTGATGACCCATTGTGTTCATTTGCCTTAGAAAGTA TATCGTACGAGCAGTCAGCCATCACCTACGTGTGGAAGAACGACGAAGACACGCTGCGCAAGTCGCCGTCACTGACGACTCTCAATGCATACCTCATCCAGAATCAAACCATTCCCTGCCCTATCAAAGCCAGTTGGAGAG GTAACTACAGCTGTCTAAAGGTCGACTTAATATTTACTAGAGACCGAGCGTTCTACTTTACTACAGTATTTATCCCTGGAATAATTCTGGTGACCTCTTCCTTCATCACGTTTTGGCTGGAATGGAATGCAGTACCAGCCCGTTCTATGATAG GTAATTACAGCTGCCTCAAAGTGGATCTTATCTTCACGCGGGATAGATCATTTTACTTCACCACAGTTTTCATTCCGGGGATCATTTTGGTGACATCATCGTTTATTACTTTTTGGCTGGAATGGAATGCAGTGCCTGCTAGAGTAATGATAG GTGTAACAACGATGTTGAATTTTTTCACTACATCGAATGGATTCAGATCGACATTGCCAGTGGTGTCGAACCTGACAGCGATGAACGTGTGGGACGGCGTGTGCATGTGTTTTATCTATGCGTCCTTACTAGAGTTCGTGTGTGTCAACTACGTGGGTAGAAAACGACCCCTACACAACGTCGTGTACCGACCCGGTGAAAATCCAGTCACACAG CGATTGCCTGCAGTCCTGAGCAGAATTGGCATTATACTGGCCAGCCCCTTG GAGGCGATGGCTTTCCTCCAATGGGCCAGACAAGAGCCTCAAGTGGAGAGTAGCAGCGCT GGTGATAAAAAGCGTGAGTCTACAGGAGGAGCGGACCTAGTGTCCTGTACAGCGTGCACGGGTCCCGGCGCCTGCACGCACACCGCCAACAATGGCGGCGTCTCGGAG CCATGTTTCGTCCAGGTTCGCAAAAAAGAACCACCGCACCCGATCCGCGTGGCGAAGACGATCGACGTGATCGCACGGATCACGTTCCCCACTGCCTACGCCGTGTTTCTCATCTTCTTCTTCATTCACTATAAGGCGTTCTCTTAA
- the Phcl-1 gene encoding glutamate-gated chloride channel isoform X12 gives MGWSCVVARVVAIFLMLGRASALTSDIFAAGKSDKEILDNLLKNSRYDKRLLPPVDDPEFCCGLTSPNDSLAQNNVGLSSLRPRSHNRGVLTVNVSVLLLSLASPDESSLKYEVEFLLQQQWYDPRLRYSNQSHYDFLNAIHHHEDIWLPDTYFIMHGDFKEFSQHSWDPIIPMHFALRIYRNGTINYLMRRHLILSCQGRLNIFPFDDPLCSFALESISYEQSAITYVWKNDEDTLRKSPSLTTLNAYLIQNQTIPCPIKASWRGNYSCLKVDLIFTRDRSFYFTTVFIPGIILVTSSFITFWLEWNAVPARVMIGVTTMLNFFTTSNGFRSTLPVVSNLTAMNVWDGVCMCFIYASLLEFVCVNYVGRKRPLHNVVYRPGENPVTQRLPAVLSRIGIILASPLEAMAFLQWARQEPQVESSSAGDKKRESTGGADLVSCTACTGPGACTHTANNGGVSEPCFVQVRKKEPPHPIRVAKTIDVIARITFPTAYAVFLIFFFIHYKAFS, from the exons ATGGGTTGGTCATGCGTCGTGGCACGCGTTGTGGCCATCTTCCTCATGCTCGGCCGAGCATCAGCCCTCACATCAGACAT ATTTGCAGCGGGAAAGTCGGACAAAGAGATACTGGACAACCTTCTGAAAAACTCCCGCTATGACAAAAGACTGCTGCCACCAGTAGATG ATCCAGAATTCTGTTGTGGTCTAACTTCGCCCAACGACTCTCTGGCTCAAAATAATGTTGGGCTCTCGTCTCTGCGGCCTCGCTCGCACAATCGTG gtgTCCTCACCGTAAATGTAAGCGTACTACTTCTTAGCTTAGCCTCTCCAGACGAATCTAGTCTT AAATACGAAGTGGAATTCTTACTTCAGCAGCAGTGGTACGACCCTCGACTGCGCTATTCCAACCAGTCCCATTACGACTTCCTTAACGCCATCCATCATCACGAAGATATCTGGTTGCCGGATACTTATTTCATCATGCACGGTGACTTTAAG GAGTTTTCCCAGCACTCATGG GACCCGATAATACCGATGCATTTCGCTTTGCGAATATATCGCAATGGTACTATAAACTATTTGATGCGGCGGCATCTCATCCTGTCGTGTCAGGGACGGCTCAACATCTTTCCTTTTGATGACCCATTGTGTTCATTTGCCTTAGAAAGTA TATCGTACGAGCAGTCAGCCATCACCTACGTGTGGAAGAACGACGAAGACACGCTGCGCAAGTCGCCGTCACTGACGACTCTCAATGCATACCTCATCCAGAATCAAACCATTCCCTGCCCTATCAAAGCCAGTTGGAGAG GTAATTACAGCTGCCTCAAAGTGGATCTTATCTTCACGCGGGATAGATCATTTTACTTCACCACAGTTTTCATTCCGGGGATCATTTTGGTGACATCATCGTTTATTACTTTTTGGCTGGAATGGAATGCAGTGCCTGCTAGAGTAATGATAG GTGTAACAACGATGTTGAATTTTTTCACTACATCGAATGGATTCAGATCGACATTGCCAGTGGTGTCGAACCTGACAGCGATGAACGTGTGGGACGGCGTGTGCATGTGTTTTATCTATGCGTCCTTACTAGAGTTCGTGTGTGTCAACTACGTGGGTAGAAAACGACCCCTACACAACGTCGTGTACCGACCCGGTGAAAATCCAGTCACACAG CGATTGCCTGCAGTCCTGAGCAGAATTGGCATTATACTGGCCAGCCCCTTG GAGGCGATGGCTTTCCTCCAATGGGCCAGACAAGAGCCTCAAGTGGAGAGTAGCAGCGCT GGTGATAAAAAGCGTGAGTCTACAGGAGGAGCGGACCTAGTGTCCTGTACAGCGTGCACGGGTCCCGGCGCCTGCACGCACACCGCCAACAATGGCGGCGTCTCGGAG CCATGTTTCGTCCAGGTTCGCAAAAAAGAACCACCGCACCCGATCCGCGTGGCGAAGACGATCGACGTGATCGCACGGATCACGTTCCCCACTGCCTACGCCGTGTTTCTCATCTTCTTCTTCATTCACTATAAGGCGTTCTCTTAA
- the Phcl-1 gene encoding glutamate-gated chloride channel isoform X7, with product MGWSCVVARVVAIFLMLGRASALTSDIFAAGKSDKEILDNLLKNSRYDKRLLPPVDGVLTVNVSVLLLSLASPDESSLKYEVEFLLQQQWYDPRLRYSNQSHYDFLNAIHHHEDIWLPDTYFIMHGDFKEFSQHSWDPIIPMHFALRIYRNGTINYLMRRHLILSCQGRLNIFPFDDPLCSFALESISYEQSAITYVWKNDEDTLRKSPSLTTLNAYLIQNQTIPCPIKASWRAEGNSLYEEDEEMTCNLCQRRFEEQGNYSCLKVDLIFTRDRAFYFTTVFIPGIILVTSSFITFWLEWNAVPARSMIGNYSCLKVDLIFTRDRSFYFTTVFIPGIILVTSSFITFWLEWNAVPARVMIGVTTMLNFFTTSNGFRSTLPVVSNLTAMNVWDGVCMCFIYASLLEFVCVNYVGRKRPLHNVVYRPGENPVTQRLPAVLSRIGIILASPLEAMAFLQWARQEPQVESSSAGDKKRESTGGADLVSCTACTGPGACTHTANNGGVSEPCFVQVRKKEPPHPIRVAKTIDVIARITFPTAYAVFLIFFFIHYKAFS from the exons ATGGGTTGGTCATGCGTCGTGGCACGCGTTGTGGCCATCTTCCTCATGCTCGGCCGAGCATCAGCCCTCACATCAGACAT ATTTGCAGCGGGAAAGTCGGACAAAGAGATACTGGACAACCTTCTGAAAAACTCCCGCTATGACAAAAGACTGCTGCCACCAGTAGATG gtgTCCTCACCGTAAATGTAAGCGTACTACTTCTTAGCTTAGCCTCTCCAGACGAATCTAGTCTT AAATACGAAGTGGAATTCTTACTTCAGCAGCAGTGGTACGACCCTCGACTGCGCTATTCCAACCAGTCCCATTACGACTTCCTTAACGCCATCCATCATCACGAAGATATCTGGTTGCCGGATACTTATTTCATCATGCACGGTGACTTTAAG GAGTTTTCCCAGCACTCATGG GACCCGATAATACCGATGCATTTCGCTTTGCGAATATATCGCAATGGTACTATAAACTATTTGATGCGGCGGCATCTCATCCTGTCGTGTCAGGGACGGCTCAACATCTTTCCTTTTGATGACCCATTGTGTTCATTTGCCTTAGAAAGTA TATCGTACGAGCAGTCAGCCATCACCTACGTGTGGAAGAACGACGAAGACACGCTGCGCAAGTCGCCGTCACTGACGACTCTCAATGCATACCTCATCCAGAATCAAACCATTCCCTGCCCTATCAAAGCCAGTTGGAGAG CTGAGGGTAATTCACTTTACGAGGAAGACGAAGAGATGACATGTAATCTTTGCCAGAGACGCTTTGAGGAGCAAG GTAACTACAGCTGTCTAAAGGTCGACTTAATATTTACTAGAGACCGAGCGTTCTACTTTACTACAGTATTTATCCCTGGAATAATTCTGGTGACCTCTTCCTTCATCACGTTTTGGCTGGAATGGAATGCAGTACCAGCCCGTTCTATGATAG GTAATTACAGCTGCCTCAAAGTGGATCTTATCTTCACGCGGGATAGATCATTTTACTTCACCACAGTTTTCATTCCGGGGATCATTTTGGTGACATCATCGTTTATTACTTTTTGGCTGGAATGGAATGCAGTGCCTGCTAGAGTAATGATAG GTGTAACAACGATGTTGAATTTTTTCACTACATCGAATGGATTCAGATCGACATTGCCAGTGGTGTCGAACCTGACAGCGATGAACGTGTGGGACGGCGTGTGCATGTGTTTTATCTATGCGTCCTTACTAGAGTTCGTGTGTGTCAACTACGTGGGTAGAAAACGACCCCTACACAACGTCGTGTACCGACCCGGTGAAAATCCAGTCACACAG CGATTGCCTGCAGTCCTGAGCAGAATTGGCATTATACTGGCCAGCCCCTTG GAGGCGATGGCTTTCCTCCAATGGGCCAGACAAGAGCCTCAAGTGGAGAGTAGCAGCGCT GGTGATAAAAAGCGTGAGTCTACAGGAGGAGCGGACCTAGTGTCCTGTACAGCGTGCACGGGTCCCGGCGCCTGCACGCACACCGCCAACAATGGCGGCGTCTCGGAG CCATGTTTCGTCCAGGTTCGCAAAAAAGAACCACCGCACCCGATCCGCGTGGCGAAGACGATCGACGTGATCGCACGGATCACGTTCCCCACTGCCTACGCCGTGTTTCTCATCTTCTTCTTCATTCACTATAAGGCGTTCTCTTAA